The following are encoded in a window of Arthrobacter woluwensis genomic DNA:
- a CDS encoding helix-turn-helix domain-containing protein → MKALPIEPSNAPINIGSRIRAARKAQRMTIEQVADVTGLTKGFLSRVERDLTSPSVASLVTLCQVLSVDIGDLFAATDVALTRADEAPKISFGGDGIVETLLTARSERRVQLLRGVIEPGGKGETELYSVDCDVDVLHVVRGRIVLILSNERYELSAGDTLSFPGREPHTWLNPTDEEVEVLWVLVPAAAA, encoded by the coding sequence ATGAAAGCCCTCCCCATCGAGCCGAGCAACGCGCCGATCAACATCGGGTCGCGGATCCGCGCGGCCCGCAAGGCTCAGCGCATGACGATCGAGCAGGTGGCCGACGTGACCGGCCTGACCAAGGGCTTCCTGTCCCGAGTGGAACGCGATCTCACCTCCCCGTCCGTGGCATCCCTGGTGACGCTCTGCCAGGTCCTCTCGGTGGACATCGGTGACTTGTTCGCGGCGACCGATGTGGCCCTGACCCGCGCGGACGAAGCGCCCAAGATCTCCTTCGGCGGTGATGGGATCGTGGAGACCCTGCTCACGGCGCGTTCCGAACGGCGGGTCCAGTTGCTGAGGGGAGTCATCGAGCCCGGGGGCAAGGGCGAAACGGAGCTGTACTCCGTGGACTGCGATGTGGACGTGCTGCACGTGGTCAGGGGCCGGATCGTGCTGATCCTCTCCAACGAACGCTACGAACTCTCCGCCGGCGACACCCTGAGCTTCCCCGGCCGCGAACCGCACACCTGGCTGAACCCGACCGACGAGGAAGTCGAGGTCCTCTGGGTCCTGGTCCCCGCCGCCGCGGCGTAG
- a CDS encoding VIT1/CCC1 transporter family protein has protein sequence MNTPQASPADIRRWQQYLADERAEASVYRDLAARREGEEKAILLALAEAEGRHEAHWLALLGDQADKPRHASLNSRFLGFLARNFGSVFVLALAQRAEGRSPYATDPHATPAMAADEQIHEEVVRGLATRGRARLSGTFRAAVFGANDGLVSNLSLVMGMAATGVDSQVVLFSGVAGLLAGALSMGAGEYVSVRSQRELLEASRPTQITLDAAPRLDLEHNELVLVYLARGMSREAAEHRAAERMGRFSCDCDPSLSLQPEAPETTNEHEEIGTAWGAASSSFCFFASGALIPILPFLFGMSGFGALALAVVLVGLVLLGTGAVVGLLSGTSPLSRALRQLLIGLGAAGATYLLGLLFGATVG, from the coding sequence ATGAACACCCCTCAGGCCTCGCCCGCCGATATCCGGCGCTGGCAGCAGTACCTCGCGGACGAACGCGCCGAAGCCTCCGTGTACCGCGATCTGGCCGCCCGTCGGGAAGGTGAGGAGAAGGCCATCCTCCTGGCCCTCGCCGAAGCAGAAGGCCGGCATGAAGCCCACTGGCTGGCCCTGCTGGGCGATCAGGCGGACAAGCCCCGTCATGCCTCCCTCAACAGCCGATTCCTGGGCTTCCTGGCCCGGAACTTCGGCTCCGTGTTCGTCCTGGCGCTGGCACAGCGGGCCGAGGGCCGTTCCCCGTACGCGACCGATCCCCACGCCACCCCCGCCATGGCCGCCGATGAGCAGATCCATGAAGAGGTGGTGCGCGGCCTCGCGACCCGCGGTCGTGCCCGCCTCTCGGGAACGTTCCGCGCCGCAGTGTTCGGTGCGAACGACGGCCTGGTCAGCAACCTCTCCCTCGTCATGGGCATGGCCGCGACCGGCGTCGACAGCCAGGTGGTCCTGTTCAGCGGCGTCGCCGGATTGCTGGCAGGCGCCCTCTCGATGGGCGCGGGCGAATACGTCTCGGTCCGTTCGCAGCGGGAACTCCTGGAGGCCAGCCGGCCCACGCAGATCACGCTCGACGCCGCTCCTCGCCTTGATCTGGAACACAACGAGCTCGTCCTGGTCTACCTGGCGCGCGGCATGAGCCGGGAGGCCGCCGAGCACCGCGCCGCGGAACGGATGGGACGCTTCAGCTGCGATTGCGACCCGAGTCTGTCCCTCCAGCCCGAGGCCCCGGAGACCACGAACGAGCATGAGGAGATCGGCACGGCCTGGGGAGCCGCGTCGTCCAGCTTCTGCTTCTTCGCCTCCGGCGCGCTCATCCCGATCCTGCCGTTCCTCTTCGGCATGAGCGGCTTCGGCGCTCTGGCGCTGGCCGTGGTCCTGGTGGGCCTGGTGCTGCTCGGCACCGGCGCGGTCGTGGGGCTCCTCTCCGGCACCTCTCCGCTCAGCCGCGCGCTGCGCCAGCTGCTGATCGGACTCGGCGCGGCCGGGGCGACCTACCTTCTGGGCCTGCTGTTCGGGGCCACGGTCGGCTGA
- a CDS encoding YdcF family protein: protein MDNITRVILENITTVLAIVFALAAAVSTWRDRRRMRNGVFLLLALGFALLSLGRNDETAWLLLIVVLLAILAVPVLGLFLVVNGVVMLRREGRSLANLLSLAVGLLVLFAPFLLGLLERFAGGPEAPIWVSMVPFLLFMLVAYVGFVFCAFLLYSFIYARTRSKQVPDYVIILGSGLIGGKVPPLLAGRLDKAVQIHRAAPEGSRPVLIPSGGQGPDETRSEGAAMAEYLVDAGVTETDVLPETEARTTMENLEFSRALMTKKDPVVTVTTSSYHVFRAAMYTRRAGMKAVVRGSKTAAYFVPSAFLREFVAVFLQYKWINFGVCAAIVLGCLALLWESYRWS, encoded by the coding sequence ATGGACAACATCACCAGGGTGATCCTGGAGAACATCACCACGGTGCTCGCCATCGTGTTCGCACTGGCCGCCGCGGTGAGCACCTGGAGGGACCGCCGCCGCATGAGGAACGGGGTCTTCCTGCTCCTCGCGCTGGGCTTCGCGCTGCTGAGCCTGGGCCGGAATGACGAGACGGCGTGGCTGCTGCTGATCGTCGTGCTGCTCGCCATTCTCGCGGTGCCCGTGCTCGGGCTCTTCCTCGTGGTGAACGGCGTCGTCATGCTGCGGCGCGAGGGACGGTCCCTGGCGAATCTGCTGTCGCTCGCTGTGGGCCTGCTCGTGCTGTTCGCCCCCTTCCTGCTGGGGCTGCTCGAACGGTTCGCCGGAGGTCCCGAGGCGCCCATCTGGGTAAGCATGGTCCCCTTCCTTCTGTTCATGCTGGTCGCCTATGTGGGCTTCGTCTTCTGCGCGTTCCTCCTGTACTCCTTCATCTATGCGCGCACGCGGAGCAAACAGGTGCCGGATTACGTCATCATCCTCGGGTCCGGGCTGATCGGAGGCAAGGTCCCCCCGCTCCTCGCAGGGCGCTTGGACAAGGCGGTGCAGATCCACCGGGCGGCGCCCGAAGGATCCCGCCCGGTCCTGATTCCCAGTGGGGGCCAAGGGCCTGACGAGACCCGTAGCGAAGGCGCCGCCATGGCCGAATACCTGGTGGACGCGGGCGTTACGGAGACCGACGTCCTCCCGGAGACCGAGGCCCGCACGACGATGGAGAATCTCGAGTTCTCCCGGGCCCTCATGACGAAAAAGGACCCCGTCGTGACGGTCACGACCAGCAGTTACCACGTGTTCCGGGCAGCGATGTACACCCGCCGGGCGGGCATGAAGGCGGTGGTGCGGGGCTCGAAGACCGCGGCCTACTTCGTCCCGAGCGCATTCCTGCGGGAGTTCGTCGCCGTGTTCCTGCAGTACAAGTGGATCAACTTCGGCGTGTGTGCGGCGATCGTGCTCGGATGTCTCGCGCTGCTCTGGGAGTCCTACCGCTGGTCATGA
- a CDS encoding MarR family winged helix-turn-helix transcriptional regulator: MALEVIDRRWQESDRPDQALTALHHLREFTVAVEQARERLREKLNVNSTDLAALRYLLSESGVRQVTASMIERHLHLSSASSATLVARLEKAGYLIREPDPRDRRFNILHPTESARNVVLSILEVQAEALTDVARSFDDGELAIVEKFLTDTIGALRDSRFRTFRRMS; encoded by the coding sequence ATGGCGCTCGAAGTGATCGACAGGCGCTGGCAGGAAAGCGATCGTCCGGACCAGGCCCTGACCGCCCTCCATCATCTCCGGGAGTTCACCGTCGCCGTGGAGCAGGCGCGGGAGAGGCTCCGCGAGAAACTCAACGTGAACTCCACTGATCTCGCTGCGCTCCGTTACCTGCTGTCTGAATCCGGTGTCCGGCAGGTCACCGCCAGCATGATCGAAAGACACCTCCACCTCTCCTCGGCATCCAGCGCCACCCTGGTCGCGCGATTGGAGAAGGCCGGATATCTGATCCGCGAGCCTGATCCCCGGGACCGCCGTTTCAACATCCTGCATCCGACCGAGAGCGCGCGAAACGTCGTTCTTTCGATCCTGGAGGTTCAGGCCGAGGCCCTGACCGACGTGGCTCGGTCCTTCGACGATGGGGAACTCGCGATCGTCGAGAAATTCCTCACCGACACCATCGGCGCGCTGCGCGATTCCCGGTTCCGCACCTTCCGGAGGATGTCATGA
- a CDS encoding CsbD family protein yields MSFTDKAKNAADQAVGKAKEVIGEATDNHKLEAEGKLQQAKGDVKQAGEDVKDAFKDK; encoded by the coding sequence ATGAGTTTCACGGACAAGGCCAAGAACGCTGCCGATCAGGCGGTCGGCAAGGCCAAGGAAGTCATCGGCGAGGCGACGGACAACCACAAGCTGGAGGCTGAAGGCAAGCTTCAGCAGGCCAAGGGTGACGTCAAGCAGGCCGGCGAGGACGTCAAGGACGCCTTCAAGGACAAGTGA
- a CDS encoding GlsB/YeaQ/YmgE family stress response membrane protein codes for MGFLGWIILGLIAGAIAKAITPGEHGGGWLSTLVLGVVGALVGGWIGSALFHEGVNSFWSLGSWLLAIGGAVLVLVVWGALTRKSRA; via the coding sequence ATGGGATTTCTCGGTTGGATCATTCTCGGCCTGATCGCGGGCGCCATCGCCAAGGCCATCACTCCGGGTGAGCACGGCGGCGGCTGGCTCTCGACGCTCGTCCTGGGCGTCGTCGGCGCCCTCGTCGGCGGCTGGATCGGATCCGCACTGTTCCACGAGGGCGTCAACAGCTTCTGGTCCCTGGGGTCCTGGCTGCTCGCGATCGGCGGCGCCGTGCTGGTCCTGGTCGTCTGGGGGGCTCTGACCCGCAAGAGCCGGGCTTGA
- a CDS encoding sodium:solute symporter — protein sequence MDGNIINSGIVILYLVAMLAFGFWGKSRTKNNSDFLVAGRRLGPLLYTGTMAAVVLGGASTVGGVGLGYKFGISGMWLVVAIGVGVLLLSLLFAGMIQKLKIYTVSQMLTLRYGTRATQTSGIVMLAYTLMLCATSTSAYATIFVVLFGWDRWLAIAIGGAIVLVYSTIGGMWSITLADQVQFFIKTIGVFFLMLPFALGAAGGWDGIKQRVDASFFHWDGIGVQTIITYFVVYTLGLLIGQDIWQRVFTAKTPGVARWGGATAGVYCILYGLAGAVIGMAAHVALPNIDVKNLGKDVVYAEVATHILPVAIGGLVLAAAVAAMMSTASGALIAAATVARTDVAPFVASWFGRNVAVEHDKNPEEDVKENRLWVLGLGVVAIILAILVKDVVAALTIAYDILVGGLLVAILGGLVWKRGTGMGAAVSMAVGTVVTLGTMIILEINAKVPLDGVYANEPIYYGLISSAVVYIAVSFMTPPTDAKVIEAWNARLAGANAEEEPVIPAH from the coding sequence ATGGACGGAAACATCATCAATTCGGGGATCGTGATCCTCTACCTCGTGGCCATGCTGGCCTTCGGTTTCTGGGGCAAGTCCCGGACCAAGAACAACAGTGACTTCCTGGTCGCGGGACGCCGTCTCGGACCTCTCCTCTACACCGGAACCATGGCCGCCGTGGTCCTCGGCGGAGCGTCCACGGTCGGCGGCGTCGGCCTCGGCTACAAGTTCGGCATCTCCGGCATGTGGCTCGTCGTGGCGATCGGCGTCGGCGTGCTGCTGCTCAGCCTGCTGTTCGCGGGCATGATCCAGAAGCTCAAGATCTACACCGTGTCCCAGATGCTGACCCTGCGGTACGGCACGCGCGCCACCCAGACCTCCGGCATCGTGATGCTGGCCTACACCCTGATGCTCTGCGCCACGTCCACGAGCGCTTACGCCACCATCTTCGTCGTGCTCTTCGGCTGGGACCGCTGGCTGGCGATCGCCATCGGCGGCGCGATCGTGCTGGTCTACTCCACCATCGGCGGCATGTGGTCCATCACCCTGGCTGATCAGGTGCAGTTCTTCATCAAGACCATCGGCGTCTTCTTCCTCATGCTGCCCTTCGCCCTCGGCGCGGCCGGCGGCTGGGACGGCATCAAGCAGCGCGTGGACGCCTCGTTCTTCCACTGGGACGGCATCGGCGTGCAGACCATCATCACGTACTTCGTGGTCTACACCCTCGGCCTGCTGATCGGTCAGGACATCTGGCAGCGCGTGTTCACCGCCAAGACCCCGGGTGTGGCCCGCTGGGGCGGCGCCACCGCGGGTGTCTACTGCATCCTCTACGGCCTGGCCGGCGCCGTGATCGGCATGGCCGCCCACGTCGCCCTGCCGAACATCGACGTCAAGAACCTCGGTAAGGACGTGGTCTACGCCGAGGTCGCCACCCACATCCTCCCGGTCGCCATCGGCGGCCTGGTCCTCGCCGCCGCCGTGGCCGCCATGATGTCCACCGCCTCCGGTGCTCTGATCGCGGCCGCCACCGTGGCGCGCACCGATGTGGCGCCGTTCGTCGCCAGTTGGTTCGGGCGCAACGTGGCCGTGGAGCACGACAAGAACCCTGAGGAGGACGTCAAGGAGAACCGTCTCTGGGTCCTGGGGCTCGGCGTGGTGGCGATCATCCTCGCCATCCTGGTCAAGGACGTGGTGGCCGCTCTCACCATCGCGTACGACATCCTGGTGGGCGGCCTGCTGGTCGCGATCCTCGGCGGTCTCGTGTGGAAGCGCGGCACCGGCATGGGGGCGGCGGTCTCGATGGCCGTGGGCACCGTGGTCACCCTGGGCACCATGATCATCCTCGAGATCAACGCCAAGGTCCCGCTCGACGGCGTCTACGCCAACGAGCCGATCTACTACGGCCTGATCTCCTCCGCCGTCGTCTACATCGCGGTGTCCTTCATGACTCCTCCCACGGATGCGAAGGTCATCGAGGCGTGGAACGCCCGCCTGGCCGGCGCGAACGCGGAGGAAGAGCCGGTCATCCCGGCTCACTGA
- a CDS encoding thiamine pyrophosphate-binding protein: MSGEHPAVRNGGDLVVETLQALGARTVFGIPGQHALGLFDAMGRGRLHFVSSRIENNSAFAADGYSRATGQPGVLFLSTGPGALTSLAGLQEAYATGVPMIVVASQIPTAGLGARRRGMLHQLDDQALAASQVTKSQRTIQHASAIPSALRDAWTEAITAPQGPVWVEVPQDILLEPVSTPPVRDITAQAQPVPARAELIEEAARLLAEARRPLVIAGGGVRRGQAEAALLELAEALDAPVICSPGGKGAFPWEHPLSLQSWIEDVHMSELIEDADVLLAVGTSLGEVTSNYFTLAPRGRLLQIDAEARVLESNHPALGIHADAGEALPALRNAVVGLLSEHEPQEHDGAARDWHGHSPREVVATALDTVRDRLAGQGLEHELDFMAAVRAAVPDGMQTFWDMTISAYWGWSCWDARAGQFHSAQGAGGIGWAYGAAIGGSVGLGERVLAVSGDGSSMYSISELATARQHDAPVTWLIVDDGGYGILREYMEGAFGQATATELSRPDFVALAESFGVPARRVAAENVEQALREALEAEGPNVVVVDTTLRMFAPTHLERPVTL; encoded by the coding sequence ATGTCCGGAGAGCACCCGGCAGTACGCAATGGCGGCGACCTGGTGGTCGAGACCCTGCAGGCCCTCGGCGCCCGCACGGTGTTCGGCATCCCGGGCCAGCACGCGCTGGGCCTCTTCGACGCCATGGGCCGCGGACGACTGCACTTCGTGTCCAGCCGGATCGAGAACAACTCCGCCTTCGCCGCGGACGGCTACTCGCGCGCCACCGGACAGCCGGGCGTCCTGTTCCTCTCCACGGGCCCCGGCGCTCTGACTTCGCTGGCGGGCCTGCAGGAGGCCTACGCCACGGGCGTGCCGATGATCGTCGTCGCCAGCCAGATCCCCACAGCCGGCCTCGGGGCGAGGCGCCGCGGCATGCTCCACCAGCTCGACGACCAGGCCCTCGCCGCCTCCCAGGTGACGAAGTCCCAGCGGACCATCCAGCACGCCTCCGCCATCCCCTCCGCCCTCCGTGACGCCTGGACCGAAGCCATCACCGCCCCTCAGGGCCCGGTCTGGGTCGAGGTGCCGCAGGACATCCTCCTCGAACCCGTCAGCACTCCCCCGGTCCGGGACATCACGGCGCAAGCCCAGCCCGTCCCCGCCCGCGCCGAGCTGATCGAGGAGGCCGCCCGGCTCCTCGCCGAGGCCCGGCGGCCGCTCGTGATCGCCGGTGGCGGCGTCCGTCGCGGACAGGCCGAGGCCGCCCTCCTGGAACTGGCGGAAGCACTCGACGCCCCGGTCATCTGCTCCCCCGGCGGCAAGGGCGCCTTCCCCTGGGAACACCCGCTCTCCCTCCAGTCCTGGATCGAGGACGTGCACATGAGCGAACTGATCGAGGACGCCGACGTGCTCCTGGCCGTCGGGACATCGCTCGGCGAGGTCACGTCCAACTACTTCACTCTGGCTCCGCGGGGGCGTCTCCTCCAGATCGACGCGGAAGCCCGCGTGCTCGAGTCCAACCATCCCGCGCTCGGGATCCACGCCGACGCCGGTGAGGCGCTTCCGGCGCTGCGGAACGCCGTCGTCGGGCTGCTTTCGGAGCACGAGCCGCAGGAGCACGATGGCGCCGCCCGCGACTGGCATGGCCACTCGCCCCGCGAGGTGGTCGCCACCGCCCTGGACACCGTCCGTGACCGGCTCGCCGGCCAGGGCCTGGAGCATGAGCTGGACTTCATGGCGGCCGTCCGCGCGGCCGTGCCCGACGGGATGCAGACCTTCTGGGACATGACCATCTCCGCCTACTGGGGCTGGAGCTGCTGGGACGCCCGCGCGGGCCAGTTCCACTCCGCCCAGGGCGCCGGAGGGATCGGCTGGGCCTACGGGGCCGCGATCGGCGGGTCCGTCGGCCTCGGCGAGCGCGTCCTGGCGGTCTCCGGTGACGGGTCCTCGATGTACTCGATCTCCGAACTCGCCACGGCCCGGCAGCACGACGCCCCGGTGACCTGGCTGATCGTGGACGACGGCGGCTACGGCATTCTGCGAGAGTACATGGAGGGCGCATTCGGCCAGGCCACGGCCACCGAGCTGTCCCGGCCCGACTTCGTCGCCCTCGCCGAGTCGTTCGGAGTGCCGGCCCGCCGGGTGGCCGCGGAGAACGTCGAGCAGGCGCTGCGGGAAGCCCTCGAGGCGGAGGGGCCGAACGTCGTCGTCGTGGACACCACGCTGCGGATGTTCGCCCCGACCCACCTGGAGCGCCCGGTCACCCTCTGA
- a CDS encoding DUF5129 domain-containing protein, with protein sequence MNRSVNIAIRTARAVTALLFAAVVPLLAGALPARADGVTSLEIEDTAGALYLPQLRPAIEKISFYQPTKVVIFTRAGSQSDDLNEEVLRFARSRHPEWITADGQKWADGLFVFALDTTGRHVGTYFGEDRKIPLDEQKAIQEDTKSLFRQAQWTDGTIEGVRSAASRIGRPWYLAPATLWTGGIVGGGALVGGGIWAGVRANNRRKFAEAFDAGDRAYASVTLQLQETELNASTIPDTSAYGSRVLERWHTLEEQLRDTTTLRDKLAAMTPKERSVATAVSDAVRFRDQAETLDGLDDAIADSNALLNLNSSWRDAWRRQSEALVGELSEVEQMLNGNPTGAGLESAAALRAHAAGALQRLSGLEAGLDDRSVTPDAALDALKTEREQMAELLQRHADAVIAATTRSEREAELMREKIDAASSSRPDARRYNGSIVDIAFPRVPIISVINFGSGLDAGQQAVDSARSAASSSSSSSSTGYGSSGGSFSGSGSSSSF encoded by the coding sequence ATGAACCGGTCAGTGAACATCGCGATCCGCACGGCCCGGGCGGTGACGGCGCTCCTGTTCGCCGCCGTCGTGCCGCTTCTGGCCGGTGCGCTGCCCGCACGCGCCGACGGCGTGACCAGCCTCGAAATCGAGGACACGGCGGGTGCGCTGTACCTCCCGCAGCTCCGTCCGGCGATCGAGAAGATCTCGTTCTACCAGCCCACCAAGGTCGTGATCTTCACGCGGGCCGGCAGTCAGTCGGACGATCTCAACGAAGAGGTGCTCCGCTTCGCGCGCTCCCGACACCCCGAATGGATCACCGCGGACGGGCAGAAGTGGGCCGACGGCCTCTTCGTCTTCGCCCTCGACACCACCGGCCGTCACGTGGGCACGTACTTCGGCGAGGACCGCAAGATCCCCCTGGACGAGCAGAAAGCGATCCAGGAGGACACCAAGTCGCTCTTCCGCCAGGCCCAGTGGACCGATGGCACCATCGAGGGTGTGCGGTCCGCCGCCTCTCGGATCGGGCGGCCCTGGTACCTGGCTCCCGCGACGCTGTGGACGGGTGGGATCGTCGGAGGCGGCGCCCTGGTGGGCGGTGGCATCTGGGCGGGCGTCCGCGCCAACAACCGGCGCAAGTTCGCCGAGGCGTTCGACGCCGGTGACCGCGCCTATGCCTCGGTCACCCTCCAGCTCCAGGAGACCGAGCTGAATGCGTCGACCATCCCGGACACCTCCGCGTACGGGTCCCGCGTGCTTGAACGCTGGCACACCCTGGAGGAGCAGTTGCGGGACACCACGACGCTCCGGGACAAGCTCGCGGCCATGACCCCCAAGGAGCGGTCCGTCGCCACTGCAGTTTCCGACGCCGTCCGTTTCCGGGACCAGGCGGAGACCCTGGACGGTCTCGACGATGCGATCGCCGATTCCAACGCGCTCCTCAACCTCAATTCGAGCTGGCGGGACGCGTGGCGCCGGCAGTCCGAGGCACTCGTGGGAGAGCTGTCCGAAGTGGAACAGATGCTCAACGGGAATCCCACCGGGGCCGGCCTCGAATCCGCCGCGGCACTCCGCGCGCATGCGGCGGGTGCGCTGCAACGGCTATCCGGGCTGGAAGCCGGACTGGACGACCGCAGCGTCACCCCGGACGCGGCCCTGGACGCCCTCAAAACCGAACGCGAGCAGATGGCGGAGCTGCTCCAGCGGCATGCCGACGCGGTGATCGCGGCCACCACCCGCTCGGAGCGCGAGGCCGAACTCATGCGGGAGAAGATCGACGCCGCGTCCTCGTCACGCCCTGACGCCCGCCGCTACAACGGAAGCATCGTGGACATCGCCTTCCCGCGCGTCCCGATCATCTCCGTGATCAACTTCGGCAGCGGCCTCGACGCCGGTCAGCAGGCCGTGGACTCTGCTCGCAGCGCCGCCTCGTCGTCCTCCTCGAGCAGCAGCACGGGCTACGGGTCGAGCGGTGGTAGCTTTTCGGGTTCGGGGAGCTCTTCGAGTTTCTGA
- a CDS encoding helix-turn-helix domain-containing protein, whose protein sequence is MASPQDSHDSELNSLLAGVGPRLRAIREARNLTLGELSGLTGTSVSTLSRLESGGRKPTLELLYPLARAYRVPLDELVGAPAVGDPRVHIKPISKYGQTLLPLSRGDSGMRAYKHVLHGKSMPEEPQPKVHPGHEWLYVLAGELRLVLGSQEYRLGPGEAAEFDTTTPHWFGAAGPVATEFLGIFSPAGEKVHVSEF, encoded by the coding sequence ATGGCTTCTCCACAGGACTCCCACGACTCCGAGCTGAACTCCCTCCTGGCAGGAGTCGGTCCACGGCTCCGTGCGATCCGTGAGGCCCGGAATCTCACGCTGGGTGAGCTCTCGGGCCTCACCGGGACCTCGGTCAGCACCCTGTCCCGGCTCGAGTCCGGCGGCCGCAAACCGACGCTCGAGCTGCTGTATCCGCTCGCCCGCGCCTATCGTGTGCCGCTCGACGAGCTGGTGGGCGCCCCGGCCGTGGGCGATCCCCGGGTCCACATCAAGCCGATCAGCAAGTACGGCCAGACGCTCCTGCCGCTCAGCCGCGGCGACAGTGGGATGCGCGCGTACAAGCACGTGCTGCACGGGAAATCCATGCCGGAGGAACCACAGCCGAAGGTGCACCCCGGACATGAGTGGCTGTATGTCCTCGCGGGGGAGCTGCGGCTCGTCCTCGGCAGCCAGGAGTACCGGCTCGGCCCGGGCGAGGCCGCCGAGTTCGACACCACCACGCCCCACTGGTTCGGCGCCGCCGGGCCGGTCGCCACGGAGTTCCTGGGCATCTTCAGCCCGGCCGGGGAGAAGGTGCACGTCAGCGAGTTCTGA
- a CDS encoding NAD(P)/FAD-dependent oxidoreductase, with the protein MTTTPYDVAVIGGGPAGLGAAIALGRSRRSVLVIDAGEPRNAPAQGAHNVLGLEGIAPAELLSRGRSEASGYGVAFLNGAVRTAAPDDGGFRLTVDAADRQDATEIRARRLILATGLVDVLPEVPGVREGWGHSVLHCPYCHGWEVRDRRIGILASDARAAHQALLFHQLSDRVTILPGWTSPADGTPGAEWEPGEDAALLAALGVPVASAPVTALKLDGTQVRRAILADGTSLELDAVAVAPSFVARTEIYEQLGGDPEEHPMGRFIPADPTGRTPVTGVWAAGNAQNLMAMVSASAAAGVQAGAAVNADLALEDAERLQDVA; encoded by the coding sequence ATGACCACCACACCCTACGACGTCGCTGTCATCGGGGGCGGGCCCGCCGGGCTCGGAGCCGCCATCGCCCTCGGCCGCTCCCGCCGCTCCGTGCTCGTGATCGATGCCGGCGAGCCACGGAACGCCCCCGCCCAGGGCGCCCACAACGTGCTCGGCCTGGAAGGCATCGCGCCGGCCGAACTCCTCTCCCGGGGCCGCTCGGAGGCGTCCGGGTACGGGGTCGCCTTCCTGAACGGCGCGGTCCGCACCGCCGCCCCCGATGACGGCGGGTTCCGCCTCACGGTCGACGCGGCGGACCGGCAGGACGCCACTGAGATCCGCGCACGCCGGCTCATCCTGGCCACCGGTCTCGTCGACGTGCTGCCCGAAGTCCCAGGGGTTCGCGAAGGATGGGGGCACTCCGTCCTCCACTGCCCCTACTGCCACGGCTGGGAGGTGCGCGACCGGCGGATCGGCATCCTGGCGAGCGACGCCCGCGCCGCACACCAGGCACTGCTGTTCCACCAGCTAAGCGATCGGGTGACCATCCTCCCCGGCTGGACCTCGCCGGCCGACGGAACACCGGGGGCCGAATGGGAGCCTGGAGAGGACGCGGCGCTGCTCGCGGCCCTCGGGGTTCCCGTGGCGTCCGCCCCGGTGACCGCGCTGAAACTGGACGGGACACAGGTACGCCGTGCGATCCTGGCCGACGGCACCAGCCTGGAGCTGGACGCCGTGGCGGTCGCGCCGTCGTTCGTCGCCCGCACGGAGATCTATGAGCAGCTCGGCGGCGATCCCGAGGAGCACCCCATGGGCCGCTTCATCCCCGCCGACCCCACGGGCCGGACGCCGGTCACCGGAGTCTGGGCCGCCGGCAACGCACAGAACCTGATGGCGATGGTCTCGGCGTCGGCGGCCGCGGGCGTGCAGGCGGGCGCCGCGGTCAACGCGGACCTCGCGCTCGAGGACGCCGAGCGCTTGCAGGACGTCGCTTAA